The Microscilla marina ATCC 23134 genome window below encodes:
- a CDS encoding 2-C-methyl-D-erythritol 4-phosphate cytidylyltransferase, with translation MAKYALIVAGGSGTRMNNDTPKQFLEILGKPILMHTISRFHLFSPLIKIVLVLPKDEIDYWKHLESQHKFDHDYKIVAGGKTRFQSVKKGLTAIEADADDVAPGMQSTVAIHDGVRPLVAVKTIALSHVEASNNGCAIASVALKDSIREVKPDGGTKAINRDNFRLMQTPQTFRVNAIKAAYEIEETPDLTDDASVFEKAGHAVHLINGSYQNIKITTPEDLAIAKAILDESHK, from the coding sequence ATGGCAAAATATGCACTCATAGTAGCGGGTGGCAGCGGAACCCGTATGAACAATGATACTCCTAAACAATTCCTCGAAATTCTTGGAAAGCCAATCTTGATGCATACTATTTCAAGGTTTCACCTTTTTTCGCCCCTGATCAAAATTGTCTTGGTATTGCCCAAAGACGAAATAGATTACTGGAAGCACCTCGAGAGTCAACACAAATTTGATCATGATTACAAGATTGTGGCAGGTGGCAAAACACGTTTTCAATCGGTAAAGAAAGGATTGACTGCTATTGAGGCTGATGCTGACGATGTGGCGCCTGGTATGCAAAGCACAGTAGCTATTCATGATGGAGTTCGCCCGTTGGTAGCCGTCAAAACCATTGCACTCAGTCACGTAGAAGCATCTAACAATGGCTGTGCCATTGCCTCAGTAGCTCTTAAAGATTCCATTCGTGAGGTGAAACCAGACGGTGGCACCAAGGCAATCAACCGGGATAACTTCAGACTAATGCAAACTCCCCAGACTTTTAGGGTAAACGCCATTAAAGCAGCTTACGAAATAGAAGAAACACCCGACCTGACCGATGACGCCAGTGTATTTGAGAAAGCCGGACATGCAGTCCACCTTATCAATGGATCATACCAAAATATTAAAATTACTACCCCCGAAGATTTGGCAATAGCCAAAGCAATATTGGATGAGTCGCATAAATAA
- a CDS encoding cytochrome-c peroxidase, giving the protein MMRRIGYYTYIVFKVPVDTSFLQENAQAFMIKIRFKHIGLLLLVLCQMSCRKAEDTTPDNPPFSLNTPDHFGNSFVIPNDNPTTQAGVDLGRHLFFDKRLSSTNQVSCASCHQPAKAFTDGKAVSTGVNGRTTSRSAMSLVNLLWVDRLFWDGRSNTLEEQALLPIQDEREMGLTLEELTAKLQALPEYVTRFKQAFGTETISADLVAKALAQFQRTLISAGSRYDKIARGEVQPTTREQRAIDLFFTHPEPAAPIPLRGGNCGDCHGGNLTTLNTFHNNGLEVVPKDLGLAMVTGQASDQGKMRAPSLRNIALTAPYMHDGRFKTLEEVLDHYNEHIQAAQNLDPLITAASNEVQGKTLALTTQEKADIVFFLKMLTDSAFIQNPAFQNPFEQ; this is encoded by the coding sequence ATGATGCGTCGAATAGGTTATTATACATACATAGTATTTAAAGTGCCTGTTGATACCAGTTTCTTACAAGAAAACGCGCAAGCTTTTATGATAAAAATTCGTTTTAAACATATCGGGTTGTTATTACTGGTTTTATGTCAAATGTCTTGTCGTAAGGCTGAAGATACTACGCCTGACAACCCGCCTTTTTCGTTGAATACCCCCGATCACTTCGGGAACAGTTTTGTAATACCCAACGACAACCCCACCACCCAAGCCGGTGTAGACCTGGGGAGGCATTTGTTTTTTGACAAGCGCCTTTCTTCTACCAACCAAGTGTCTTGTGCCTCTTGTCATCAGCCTGCCAAAGCGTTTACCGATGGCAAGGCGGTAAGCACTGGGGTAAACGGACGCACTACCAGCCGAAGTGCCATGTCGTTGGTTAACTTGCTATGGGTAGATCGTTTGTTTTGGGATGGTCGGTCAAACACCCTCGAAGAGCAAGCCCTGTTGCCTATACAAGACGAGCGTGAAATGGGGCTAACTTTGGAAGAGCTTACGGCAAAACTACAGGCTTTGCCCGAATATGTGACCAGGTTTAAACAAGCGTTTGGCACCGAAACTATCTCGGCTGATCTGGTGGCAAAAGCCCTGGCGCAATTTCAACGTACTTTGATTTCTGCGGGCTCAAGGTATGATAAAATAGCCAGAGGAGAGGTACAGCCCACTACCAGAGAGCAACGCGCCATTGACTTGTTTTTTACTCATCCAGAGCCTGCGGCTCCTATTCCTTTGCGAGGGGGCAATTGTGGCGATTGCCACGGGGGCAACCTCACTACTTTGAACACTTTTCATAACAATGGGCTAGAGGTGGTACCCAAAGATTTGGGCTTGGCAATGGTAACAGGACAGGCAAGCGATCAGGGCAAAATGCGGGCACCTTCGCTCAGAAATATCGCCCTGACGGCACCTTATATGCACGATGGCAGGTTTAAAACCTTGGAAGAAGTGCTGGATCATTACAATGAACACATCCAGGCTGCGCAAAATCTTGATCCTTTGATTACGGCTGCCAGCAACGAAGTGCAAGGCAAAACGCTGGCCTTGACTACCCAAGAAAAGGCAGACATTGTTTTTTTTCTGAAAATGTTGACCGACTCTGCCTTTATTCAAAATCCAGCTTTTCAAAATCCTTTTGAGCAGTAA
- a CDS encoding MaoC family dehydratase: MIEQNEEYRHSFSFTQDDVIKFSEVTGDKNPIHLDADYAANTPFSQPIMHGFLAGSIFSKVFGTLFPGEGTIYMKQTMEFRRPMFVNKEYEAVFKVTDINREKHRAVISTSIVNKEDGKEAVNGEAMLMNKGRI, encoded by the coding sequence ATGATCGAGCAAAACGAGGAGTACCGTCACTCATTTTCTTTTACTCAAGACGATGTCATCAAATTTTCTGAAGTTACTGGAGACAAAAATCCTATTCACTTAGATGCGGACTATGCGGCCAACACTCCCTTTTCTCAGCCTATTATGCACGGCTTTCTCGCTGGCAGCATTTTTTCCAAAGTTTTTGGCACCCTATTTCCGGGTGAAGGCACCATCTATATGAAGCAAACCATGGAGTTCCGCAGACCTATGTTCGTTAACAAAGAATATGAAGCAGTGTTTAAAGTAACCGACATAAACCGCGAAAAACACCGGGCAGTGATAAGTACGTCAATAGTAAATAAAGAAGATGGGAAAGAAGCCGTGAACGGTGAAGCAATGTTGATGAATAAAGGGAGAATTTAG
- a CDS encoding poly(R)-hydroxyalkanoic acid synthase subunit PhaE produces the protein MDSTKNFFDAWVNTQTQLVDSIVDTSKKIQESFNKKEGGSQQASDVYSNWFNQQKGAMDTMLAEIKNKVGDVTPEFLQEWVSTQQKFTENWMTVVKEATENFSTENAGDKHLGNIKKVYEQWNSIYGQLTSQFGKPFSQSSYVPGDFTKDTFGGFVDSSRAYIKMFEIWQPIHKMMQSNTMGVDSLHKMVDMSKYQSVFDSVFHFMNPTKANMIVEQGQKIAEMIKGMTQGLFNDPMQQIAKMMPNGLMDKNFNVLADLNYQFTDQFYKFSNPYFTMIPPSREKEILAIMMRIHEKHVKYYIKSVEMQNLVYVTGQKSIEKVVKDLANRMSESTDPVTYDEFYSQWVNTLEDDMVELFAGNAFSKIQGDLLQIGLQIKTDLDKQMEHYLAPLPVVPRSEVDEMNATIKELKDRVQSLEKALETKAKAPKEAVKKKPATQKATAATKKTTTAAKTTK, from the coding sequence ATGGATAGTACAAAAAATTTCTTTGATGCCTGGGTAAATACCCAAACCCAGCTGGTAGACAGCATTGTAGACACCTCTAAAAAAATTCAAGAATCTTTTAACAAAAAAGAAGGCGGTAGCCAACAAGCTAGTGATGTGTATTCTAATTGGTTTAACCAACAAAAAGGTGCTATGGATACTATGCTTGCGGAGATAAAAAATAAAGTAGGAGATGTTACTCCTGAGTTTTTACAAGAGTGGGTTTCGACACAGCAAAAGTTTACAGAGAACTGGATGACTGTGGTAAAAGAAGCCACCGAAAATTTTAGCACTGAAAACGCTGGCGACAAGCACTTGGGAAACATTAAGAAAGTGTATGAGCAATGGAACAGCATCTATGGCCAACTCACCTCACAGTTTGGCAAACCTTTTTCTCAATCAAGTTATGTTCCCGGAGATTTTACAAAAGACACTTTTGGTGGGTTTGTAGACAGTTCGCGTGCCTATATCAAAATGTTTGAAATATGGCAACCCATCCATAAAATGATGCAAAGTAATACCATGGGAGTTGATTCGCTCCACAAAATGGTAGACATGAGCAAGTACCAATCAGTGTTTGATTCGGTGTTTCATTTTATGAATCCAACCAAAGCCAACATGATTGTAGAGCAAGGGCAAAAAATTGCTGAAATGATCAAAGGTATGACTCAAGGATTATTCAATGATCCGATGCAGCAAATTGCCAAGATGATGCCTAATGGGTTGATGGATAAGAATTTCAATGTGTTGGCTGATTTGAACTATCAGTTTACTGACCAATTCTATAAATTTAGTAATCCTTATTTTACGATGATTCCTCCAAGTCGTGAAAAAGAGATTTTAGCCATCATGATGCGTATACACGAAAAGCACGTTAAATACTACATCAAGTCGGTAGAGATGCAAAATCTGGTATATGTAACCGGACAAAAGTCTATTGAGAAGGTAGTAAAAGACCTGGCAAATCGTATGTCAGAAAGTACTGACCCCGTAACTTATGATGAGTTTTACAGTCAATGGGTAAACACCCTTGAAGACGACATGGTTGAGCTGTTTGCGGGCAATGCTTTCTCTAAAATTCAAGGAGATTTGTTGCAAATAGGCTTACAGATCAAAACCGACCTCGACAAGCAAATGGAACACTACCTGGCGCCATTGCCTGTAGTGCCTCGTTCAGAAGTAGACGAAATGAATGCGACTATCAAAGAGTTGAAAGACAGGGTACAAAGCTTGGAAAAAGCATTGGAAACCAAAGCCAAAGCGCCGAAAGAAGCTGTTAAGAAAAAACCTGCAACACAAAAAGCTACTGCAGCCACCAAAAAAACTACGACTGCGGCAAAAACCACTAAATAA
- the phaC gene encoding class III poly(R)-hydroxyalkanoic acid synthase subunit PhaC, with the protein MENQVGDLFQKINDTTSKLVKGYEVFNSLDEVQIGTAAKELVWSKDKIKLYHYTREDKPTCKTPLVISYALINRYYMMDLQPDRSLIRKLGSLGIDIYVIDTGYPTRNDRYITMNDYINVYIDGAVDFICESHNIDKVNLLGVCQGGTFSTIYSALHPEKVKNLITMVTPIDFSTDDGLLFKWSRNMDVDAIVEGFGGLVPGTFLDMGFQQLKPMLKVRKQKNLMDMLDDEQKIMNFMRMEKWINDQPDQVGETYRQFIKDLYQQNKLVKGELVVGGDKIDLKKVTSPLLNIYAAADHLVPPSSTIPLNDLVGSKDKKLYEFPGGHIGVFTGRRSQKELSPTIAEWLKDRD; encoded by the coding sequence ATGGAAAATCAAGTTGGTGACCTATTCCAAAAAATTAATGATACTACCAGCAAACTAGTGAAAGGTTATGAAGTTTTTAATTCGCTGGATGAGGTACAAATCGGAACAGCTGCTAAAGAGTTGGTATGGTCTAAAGACAAAATAAAGCTTTACCATTATACCAGAGAAGACAAACCCACCTGTAAAACCCCTCTTGTAATTTCTTATGCATTGATTAACCGCTATTATATGATGGATCTCCAGCCAGACCGAAGCCTTATTCGCAAGCTGGGTTCATTGGGCATCGATATTTATGTAATTGATACTGGTTATCCTACCCGCAATGACCGCTATATCACGATGAATGACTACATTAATGTGTACATTGATGGAGCGGTAGATTTTATCTGCGAAAGCCACAACATAGACAAGGTTAACTTATTGGGTGTATGCCAGGGAGGAACCTTCTCTACTATTTATAGTGCGTTGCACCCCGAAAAGGTCAAAAATTTGATTACCATGGTTACTCCTATTGACTTTTCTACTGATGACGGTTTATTGTTTAAGTGGTCGCGTAATATGGACGTAGACGCCATTGTAGAGGGTTTTGGTGGTTTGGTGCCGGGCACTTTCCTTGATATGGGCTTTCAGCAACTTAAGCCTATGCTCAAAGTGCGCAAACAAAAGAACTTGATGGATATGCTAGACGATGAGCAAAAAATCATGAACTTTATGCGTATGGAAAAGTGGATCAATGACCAGCCCGACCAGGTAGGCGAAACTTACCGCCAGTTTATCAAAGATTTATATCAACAAAACAAATTGGTAAAAGGCGAGTTGGTTGTAGGAGGGGATAAGATAGACCTTAAAAAGGTTACTTCACCATTGCTCAATATTTATGCTGCGGCTGACCACTTGGTACCTCCAAGTTCTACCATTCCGTTGAACGACTTGGTAGGATCAAAAGACAAAAAGTTGTATGAATTTCCGGGTGGACATATTGGAGTATTTACCGGACGTCGTTCGCAAAAGGAACTTAGCCCAACCATTGCCGAGTGGTTGAAAGACAGAGATTAA
- a CDS encoding helix-turn-helix transcriptional regulator — protein MIIAYSVLILTLFMQLVCYKRNLEFVETICFTVALLLLIVSFTISAFLPPTSATNAFTLVCMTLIGLTTPLSVWVERKNQVSQAYKKILLIVSGSLILLVLVGSFVNLLGIIQYVIVIFMGGSVAGSMLFIKKTSSKFKTKHQEKIEQYFASILLVVVPVLLLTDYITSLHRIEAKIGFTLPVIFIIMASNKLWDDIQRLALFNTAAVSKEHSLSNYALTKREQEVALLLIKGHTYKQVAEQLFISLPTVKTHASNIYKKCGVKSKIELLSLIIC, from the coding sequence TTGATTATTGCCTACAGCGTACTTATCCTTACTCTATTTATGCAGTTGGTTTGTTATAAAAGAAACCTTGAATTTGTTGAAACGATTTGTTTTACTGTAGCCTTACTGTTATTGATTGTGAGTTTTACCATAAGTGCTTTTTTACCGCCTACATCTGCTACAAATGCCTTTACTTTAGTATGCATGACACTCATAGGACTTACCACACCGTTGAGTGTATGGGTAGAACGGAAAAATCAAGTTTCTCAAGCCTACAAAAAAATACTTTTAATAGTATCAGGCAGCTTAATATTACTTGTATTGGTGGGTAGTTTCGTTAATTTACTGGGAATTATTCAGTATGTAATAGTAATATTTATGGGTGGATCAGTGGCTGGTTCTATGCTATTCATCAAAAAGACTTCCTCAAAATTCAAAACGAAGCATCAAGAAAAAATAGAACAGTATTTTGCCAGTATTCTGTTGGTTGTGGTGCCGGTTTTGTTACTCACCGACTACATCACTTCTCTTCACCGTATCGAGGCAAAAATAGGGTTTACTCTGCCAGTAATTTTTATTATAATGGCAAGCAATAAGCTTTGGGATGATATACAGCGTCTGGCTTTGTTCAACACAGCAGCAGTAAGCAAAGAACATAGTTTGTCAAACTATGCTCTTACAAAGCGCGAGCAAGAGGTAGCCTTATTATTGATCAAAGGACACACCTACAAGCAAGTAGCAGAACAGTTATTTATCTCGTTGCCAACTGTAAAAACCCATGCATCTAATATTTATAAGAAATGTGGAGTTAAAAGTAAAATAGAATTACTTTCGTTAATAATATGCTGA
- a CDS encoding DUF5995 family protein, giving the protein MKASTIDEVITQLDDIINVSKQTKSPLGYFAALYQKVTIKVKEGIAQNFFEDGTRMEKLDVIFANRYLTAYYDYQQGKAVTQSWQKAFALASRYWPIVLQHLLMGMNAHINLDLGIAAAEVSKGHHISDLKDDFSKINQVLSSLVHEVQNDLATIWPTFRWLLKITGKTDQLVTDFSMQLARDGAWKFAQSLVLLPDSEWRDAIKVRDKNIAAKAHLVSNPGLLPNIFLGMVRLSERGSVGQKIAQMQ; this is encoded by the coding sequence ATGAAAGCAAGCACTATAGACGAAGTGATTACCCAATTAGACGACATTATCAATGTATCTAAACAAACCAAAAGCCCTTTGGGATACTTTGCAGCTTTGTACCAAAAAGTGACCATCAAAGTAAAGGAAGGCATTGCCCAAAACTTTTTTGAAGATGGGACAAGAATGGAAAAGCTGGACGTGATCTTTGCCAACCGTTACCTGACTGCTTACTACGACTACCAACAGGGCAAAGCGGTTACCCAATCGTGGCAAAAGGCTTTTGCTCTGGCATCGCGCTACTGGCCTATAGTGTTGCAACACTTACTTATGGGCATGAACGCCCACATTAACCTTGACTTGGGCATCGCAGCTGCCGAGGTATCTAAAGGGCATCATATATCGGATTTAAAAGACGATTTTAGTAAAATTAATCAAGTGCTTTCGTCGCTGGTACACGAAGTACAAAACGATTTGGCTACCATTTGGCCTACATTCAGGTGGTTGCTTAAAATAACAGGTAAAACTGATCAACTGGTGACCGATTTTAGCATGCAACTTGCTCGCGATGGTGCCTGGAAATTTGCCCAAAGCCTCGTGTTATTGCCTGATAGTGAGTGGAGAGATGCTATCAAAGTACGTGATAAAAACATTGCCGCTAAAGCCCACCTGGTGTCTAACCCAGGGCTGTTACCCAATATTTTTTTGGGTATGGTAAGGCTAAGCGAACGAGGGTCTGTCGGCCAAAAAATTGCCCAAATGCAGTAA